From Nguyenibacter vanlangensis, one genomic window encodes:
- the panC gene encoding pantoate--beta-alanine ligase, with protein sequence MPRPPMHTLDAVAALRQTVRDWKRQGLTVGLVPTMGALHEGHLSLARAALAQADRVIVSIFVNPTQFDNPSDLATYPRTWDDDRRLLADAGVHVLYAPTVAEMYPAGFATHVSVAGVSAGLCGAHRPGHFDGVATVVCKLFLQSQADMAFFGEKDFQQIHVVRRMATDLDIPIRLVACPTLREADGLAMSSRNRRLAGPERDQARRLPETLRDAARRIAVGDSVAAVLAQARERLVAGGFAEIDYLELRADADLASLAHYDGRPARLLAAARLGTVRLIDNMSVPTKA encoded by the coding sequence ATGCCGCGCCCCCCGATGCATACGCTGGACGCCGTCGCCGCCCTGCGGCAGACGGTGCGCGACTGGAAACGGCAGGGCCTGACCGTGGGGCTGGTCCCGACGATGGGCGCGCTGCACGAAGGGCATCTCAGCCTGGCGCGCGCCGCGCTGGCGCAGGCGGACCGGGTGATCGTCTCGATCTTCGTCAATCCTACCCAGTTCGACAATCCGTCGGACCTGGCAACCTATCCGCGCACGTGGGACGACGACCGGCGCCTGCTGGCCGATGCCGGGGTCCATGTGCTGTACGCCCCCACGGTCGCCGAGATGTATCCGGCGGGCTTCGCCACCCATGTTTCGGTCGCCGGCGTGTCGGCCGGGCTGTGCGGCGCCCACCGTCCCGGCCATTTCGACGGGGTGGCGACGGTGGTGTGCAAGCTGTTCCTGCAAAGCCAGGCCGACATGGCCTTCTTCGGCGAGAAGGATTTCCAGCAGATCCACGTCGTGCGCCGGATGGCCACCGACCTGGACATCCCGATCCGCCTGGTCGCCTGCCCGACGCTGCGCGAGGCCGACGGCCTGGCCATGTCGTCGCGCAACCGCCGCCTGGCCGGCCCCGAACGCGACCAGGCGCGGCGCCTGCCTGAAACCCTGCGCGACGCGGCACGGCGGATCGCGGTCGGCGATTCCGTCGCCGCCGTGCTGGCGCAGGCGCGCGAGCGACTGGTGGCCGGCGGTTTCGCCGAAATCGACTATCTGGAACTGCGGGCCGACGCCGACCTGGCGTCCCTGGCGCATTATGACGGCCGGCCGGCGCGCCTGCTGGCGGCGGCCCGGCTGGGCACGGTCCGCCTGATCGACAACATGTCCGTCCCCACCAAGGCCTGA
- a CDS encoding DJ-1/PfpI family protein — MTTVVIPVYDEVTQLDFTAPHQFLTLVPDITVIVASIGGAPVKTGGLVFDQLADLDTIEQCDVLLVPGGLGCINAMENPQYLSAVQRLAKTATYITSVCSGSIILGAAGLLTGRRAASHWAWLDLLRAFGAVPEKARVVRDGNLITGGGVTAGADFALTLISELRDEDTAQCVQLALEYDPQPPFDAGNADTAPTHIRYMTIDQMGKLMGDARQRVEAFAGRGR; from the coding sequence ATGACCACGGTCGTGATCCCCGTTTACGATGAAGTGACGCAGCTCGACTTCACCGCCCCGCATCAGTTCCTCACATTGGTACCCGACATCACGGTGATCGTCGCCTCGATCGGCGGCGCGCCGGTAAAGACTGGCGGCCTGGTGTTCGACCAACTTGCCGACCTCGACACCATCGAGCAATGCGACGTGCTGCTGGTCCCCGGCGGGCTCGGCTGCATCAACGCGATGGAAAACCCGCAGTACCTCTCGGCCGTGCAACGCTTGGCCAAGACGGCCACTTACATCACATCGGTCTGCTCGGGCTCGATCATTCTCGGGGCCGCAGGGCTCCTCACCGGCCGCCGTGCGGCATCGCATTGGGCGTGGCTCGATTTGCTGCGCGCTTTCGGCGCCGTCCCCGAGAAAGCGCGTGTGGTACGCGACGGCAACCTTATCACCGGCGGTGGCGTGACGGCGGGCGCGGATTTCGCCCTGACCCTCATCTCCGAGCTGCGCGACGAAGACACGGCGCAATGCGTGCAGCTCGCGCTCGAATACGACCCGCAGCCGCCGTTCGATGCCGGCAACGCGGACACCGCACCGACCCACATTCGCTACATGACGATCGACCAGATGGGAAAGTTGATGGGCGACGCTCGTCAGCGCGTGGAGGCCTTTGCGGGCCGCGGACGCTAG
- a CDS encoding transposase family protein — translation MARRISMATRVELVSAIRDRYRSCGGSEKTPVLDEFVAVTGYHRKHAIRLLRKDEEPPRLGKRTATRYGDDVRDALVAVWEVSDRLCSRRLRAMIPVLLPALERHGRLSLDADLREKLLTVSTATMDRLLSPVRIVACGGQRRRAGLSSAVRRSVPVRTFGDWHDPPPGYVEVDFVAHSGPSSTGSFVQTLVLTDIATGWTECIAVLMRESSLVIAALDRARQLFPFDLLGVDFDNDSAFMNDLVVPWCRNQGLVVTRARAYRKNDQAWVEQKNGAIVRRLVGYGRLVGAESAAALAGLYESARLHGNLFQPSFKLREKTRTGARVIKRYHPPLPPAARVLAHPDVTPTDKGKIEAMLASADPVLLFAEIRAAQEELGRRVDRRGLGVQPAESDAIDLAGGRNPSDAPSPLPASEAHSATAEYVRSSRSADPGVA, via the coding sequence ATGGCGAGGCGGATCAGCATGGCGACGCGGGTCGAACTGGTATCGGCGATCAGGGATCGTTACCGATCATGCGGCGGGTCCGAAAAGACGCCTGTTCTCGACGAGTTCGTGGCGGTGACGGGCTATCATCGCAAGCACGCGATTCGGCTCCTTCGCAAAGACGAGGAGCCTCCCCGCCTTGGGAAGCGGACTGCGACACGCTATGGGGACGACGTCCGCGACGCCCTGGTAGCCGTGTGGGAGGTTTCCGACCGTTTATGCTCCAGGCGGCTCAGGGCGATGATCCCCGTGCTTCTGCCAGCGCTGGAACGGCATGGCCGTCTCAGCCTGGACGCCGATTTGCGCGAAAAGTTGCTGACTGTCAGCACGGCGACGATGGACCGCCTTCTCTCGCCGGTTCGCATTGTGGCGTGCGGGGGCCAAAGGCGGCGTGCCGGGCTGAGTTCGGCGGTTCGACGCTCGGTCCCGGTGCGCACGTTCGGTGACTGGCACGATCCGCCGCCCGGCTATGTCGAGGTGGACTTCGTGGCTCATTCGGGTCCGTCGTCGACGGGGAGCTTCGTGCAGACTCTGGTGCTGACCGACATCGCGACCGGCTGGACCGAGTGCATTGCGGTGCTGATGCGGGAAAGCAGCCTGGTGATCGCCGCTCTCGACCGGGCGCGTCAGCTGTTTCCATTTGATCTGCTCGGTGTCGATTTCGACAATGACAGCGCCTTCATGAATGATCTCGTGGTTCCGTGGTGCCGCAACCAGGGACTGGTCGTCACCCGCGCCCGCGCCTACCGGAAGAATGACCAGGCCTGGGTTGAGCAGAAGAACGGCGCCATCGTCAGGCGGCTCGTCGGGTATGGCCGACTGGTCGGCGCGGAATCGGCAGCGGCCCTGGCCGGGCTCTACGAGTCTGCGCGGCTTCATGGCAATCTGTTCCAGCCGTCGTTCAAGCTGCGTGAGAAGACGCGGACCGGCGCGCGGGTTATCAAGCGCTATCATCCGCCCCTGCCGCCGGCAGCGCGTGTTCTGGCTCATCCGGATGTCACCCCGACCGACAAGGGAAAAATCGAGGCGATGCTGGCCTCGGCCGATCCTGTGCTTCTGTTCGCGGAGATTCGGGCGGCGCAGGAGGAGTTGGGCCGGCGTGTCGACCGCCGGGGCCTGGGCGTGCAACCGGCAGAGTCCGATGCTATCGACCTGGCAGGCGGGCGAAACCCGTCCGACGCACCGTCGCCCTTACCGGCGTCAGAAGCCCATTCCGCGACGGCCGAGTATGTTCGATCCTCACGAAGCGCAGATCCGGGCGTGGCTTGA
- a CDS encoding LON peptidase substrate-binding domain-containing protein, giving the protein MTLADIPPELGLFPLREALLLPRGKLPLNVFEPRYVALVEDALAGARLIGMIQPRGDALDEDAEDGDTADGDAAAGDEFGFAGPAALYDIGCIGRITSMTERADGTYAVTLTGLSRFRLLREARPRRGYRLGRIDASSFAGDLTEGEGLFFDRPRMIAALRRYCRRRGFGARWTVIEQMDDEALLITLPMICPFATAEKQALLESGTLNDRARTLQALLDLGGHGVDDEGRPS; this is encoded by the coding sequence ATGACGCTGGCGGATATCCCGCCCGAGCTGGGCCTGTTCCCGCTGCGCGAGGCGTTGCTGCTGCCGCGCGGCAAGTTGCCGCTGAACGTGTTCGAGCCGCGTTATGTCGCGCTGGTGGAGGATGCGCTGGCGGGGGCGCGGCTGATCGGCATGATCCAGCCGCGCGGCGACGCGCTGGACGAAGACGCCGAGGATGGAGACACCGCGGACGGGGACGCCGCGGCTGGGGACGAATTCGGATTCGCGGGCCCGGCGGCATTGTATGACATCGGCTGCATCGGGCGCATCACCTCGATGACCGAGCGGGCGGACGGGACCTATGCGGTGACCCTGACCGGGCTGAGCCGCTTCCGGTTGCTGCGCGAGGCGCGGCCGCGTCGCGGCTATCGCCTGGGACGAATCGACGCCTCGTCCTTCGCCGGGGATCTGACCGAGGGCGAAGGGCTGTTCTTCGACCGGCCGCGGATGATCGCCGCGCTGCGGCGCTATTGCCGCCGCCGCGGTTTCGGCGCGCGCTGGACCGTGATCGAGCAGATGGACGACGAGGCCCTGTTGATCACCCTGCCGATGATCTGTCCCTTCGCCACGGCGGAAAAGCAGGCGCTGCTGGAGTCGGGCACGCTGAATGACCGCGCGCGCACCTTGCAGGCGCTGCTCGATCTGGGCGGCCATGGGGTGGATGACGAGGGGCGCCCATCCTGA
- a CDS encoding NAD(P)-dependent alcohol dehydrogenase, producing MKTYVVRAPGGLDRLEIVERDDPGEPGPGEVRVAIHATSLNFHDLLVANGGIPTEDGRVLMADGAGVVEAVGAGVAEFTPGDHVVSTFFPHWIAGRPFTAVGNFAGTPGDGIDGMAATHVVRPVSAFTRAPKGWSHPEAATITTAGLTAWRALVVDGALQAGQTVLTMGGGGVSIAALQLAKAMGANVVATSSSDEKRERLRALGADHTINYKATPEWGNEVLRLTGGEGVSHVVEIGGPGTLPQSVRATRVGGHIALIGVLTGREGQVPTMELMRKQIRLQGLIVGSRRDQQNYIAALEATGVRPVIDRSFAFGELPEAFAYQLSGEHFGKICVEW from the coding sequence ATGAAGACCTACGTCGTGCGCGCCCCCGGCGGTTTAGATCGTCTCGAAATCGTCGAGCGGGATGACCCGGGCGAGCCCGGACCCGGTGAAGTACGCGTGGCGATCCACGCGACCTCGCTCAATTTCCATGACTTGCTCGTCGCTAACGGCGGTATCCCTACCGAAGATGGTCGTGTCCTCATGGCCGATGGCGCTGGCGTTGTCGAGGCAGTGGGCGCAGGCGTTGCCGAATTTACCCCGGGCGATCATGTCGTTTCGACTTTCTTTCCGCACTGGATCGCCGGCAGACCCTTCACCGCAGTCGGCAACTTCGCGGGGACGCCAGGCGATGGGATCGACGGCATGGCGGCGACGCATGTCGTGCGCCCTGTCTCGGCCTTCACCCGGGCGCCCAAGGGCTGGAGCCATCCCGAAGCCGCGACTATTACCACCGCCGGGCTTACCGCTTGGCGCGCGCTCGTCGTCGACGGCGCGCTGCAGGCGGGTCAAACCGTGCTGACCATGGGAGGCGGCGGCGTGTCAATCGCCGCACTTCAACTCGCCAAAGCGATGGGTGCGAATGTAGTAGCCACCTCGTCCTCAGACGAAAAACGCGAGCGCCTACGCGCGCTCGGGGCAGATCACACGATCAACTACAAAGCCACGCCCGAATGGGGCAACGAGGTCTTGCGGCTGACGGGCGGAGAAGGCGTGAGCCATGTCGTCGAAATCGGCGGGCCGGGCACCTTGCCACAGTCGGTCAGGGCCACACGGGTTGGCGGGCATATCGCGCTGATCGGCGTGCTCACCGGGCGCGAGGGTCAGGTGCCGACGATGGAGCTGATGCGCAAGCAAATTCGCCTGCAGGGATTGATCGTCGGCAGTCGGCGCGATCAGCAGAATTATATCGCAGCGCTTGAAGCGACCGGCGTCCGTCCCGTCATCGACCGCAGCTTTGCCTTCGGGGAGTTGCCCGAGGCCTTCGCCTATCAGCTGAGCGGCGAACATTTCGGCAAGATCTGCGTCGAATGGTGA
- a CDS encoding SOS response-associated peptidase family protein encodes MWRDSEEWGPVYSGAMTDCNEAIRPVHDRMPVLLMPNEYDTWLHGSFDDLMSFQKRCFPDELIEMNRTPEPWVKRKAAGTQEALI; translated from the coding sequence TTGTGGCGCGACAGCGAGGAATGGGGTCCGGTTTATTCGGGCGCCATGACGGACTGCAACGAGGCCATCCGGCCAGTGCATGATCGGATGCCCGTTCTGTTGATGCCGAACGAGTACGACACTTGGCTCCATGGTAGCTTTGACGACCTGATGTCGTTCCAAAAACGCTGCTTTCCTGACGAACTGATTGAGATGAACCGGACGCCCGAGCCTTGGGTCAAGCGCAAGGCGGCCGGAACGCAGGAAGCGTTGATCTAG
- a CDS encoding co-chaperone YbbN: MEYIIGQSRTGRGGAAADAVGGLVDESGVPTAAAVGAAGGGGDAGLIVDGTQDSFMQDVLEASRSLPVLVDFWASWCGPCRQLTPVLEKIVRSAGGRVKLVKIDIDANRALAQQLTQVGLPLQSIPLVAAFWKGQILDLFQGALPESEIRRFVEGLLKEAGGGGMPSADLIAAARAALEANSAEEAAGLFSQTIEIEPENPAAWGGLARALILMGDEDAAEGVLADVPAKIADHAEVTGARAALELKREGRKAAEAAEGLRRRLAANPADHEARYELAAALNAAGKRQEAADELLAIMRQDRAWNDDAARLQLIRLFDSWGHDDPATLQARRRMSSLLFS; encoded by the coding sequence ATGGAGTACATCATCGGTCAGTCCCGCACAGGACGAGGTGGCGCCGCGGCGGACGCCGTTGGCGGCCTGGTGGACGAATCGGGCGTGCCGACGGCCGCCGCTGTGGGCGCCGCCGGGGGAGGCGGCGATGCCGGATTGATCGTCGATGGCACCCAGGACAGTTTCATGCAGGACGTGCTGGAAGCCAGCCGCAGCCTGCCGGTGCTGGTCGATTTCTGGGCGTCCTGGTGCGGTCCGTGCCGCCAACTGACCCCGGTGCTGGAGAAGATCGTCCGCTCGGCCGGCGGGCGGGTGAAGCTGGTGAAGATCGACATCGACGCCAATCGCGCGCTGGCCCAGCAACTGACGCAGGTCGGGCTGCCGTTGCAGTCGATTCCCCTGGTGGCGGCCTTCTGGAAAGGGCAGATCCTGGATCTGTTCCAGGGGGCCCTGCCGGAGAGCGAGATCCGGCGCTTCGTCGAGGGGCTGTTGAAGGAAGCGGGCGGGGGCGGCATGCCGTCGGCCGACCTGATCGCCGCCGCCCGGGCCGCGCTGGAGGCCAACAGCGCCGAGGAGGCGGCCGGCCTGTTTTCCCAGACCATCGAGATCGAGCCCGAAAACCCCGCGGCCTGGGGCGGGCTGGCGCGTGCGCTGATCCTGATGGGCGACGAGGACGCCGCCGAGGGCGTGCTGGCCGACGTGCCGGCCAAGATCGCCGACCATGCCGAGGTCACCGGCGCCCGCGCCGCGCTGGAGCTGAAGCGCGAGGGACGCAAGGCCGCCGAGGCCGCCGAGGGGCTGCGCCGGCGCCTGGCGGCCAATCCGGCGGATCACGAGGCCCGCTATGAGCTGGCCGCCGCCCTGAACGCGGCCGGCAAGCGGCAGGAGGCGGCGGACGAGCTGCTGGCCATCATGCGCCAGGATCGGGCCTGGAACGACGACGCCGCGCGGCTGCAACTGATTCGCCTGTTCGATTCCTGGGGCCATGACGACCCGGCGACCCTGCAGGCGCGCCGCCGCATGTCGTCGCTGCTGTTTTCATGA
- a CDS encoding MFS transporter, giving the protein MRPTSEATPAHNHLSLWSLLSIPIAVLKEAAAVPVFWVLFFTFFICGASTNGLIQTHFVPLCGDFGILPVAAAGVLAMMGVFDLFGTVGSGWLSDRFDNRRLLFWYYGLRGLSLVYLPFSDFSLWGLSFFAMFYGLDWIATVPPTLKLTIERFGRDKANIVFGWIFAGHQIGAAAAAYGAGVTRTLLGSYLPAFFVSGMLCLIAALLIIVVSRSPKLGVQPA; this is encoded by the coding sequence ATGCGCCCAACATCGGAAGCGACGCCAGCGCACAACCATCTCTCGCTATGGTCGCTTTTGTCGATCCCGATCGCCGTCCTCAAGGAGGCCGCCGCGGTTCCCGTGTTCTGGGTCCTGTTCTTCACCTTCTTCATCTGCGGGGCGAGTACCAACGGCTTGATCCAAACCCACTTCGTTCCGCTCTGCGGGGATTTCGGCATTCTTCCCGTGGCGGCTGCGGGCGTCCTAGCGATGATGGGGGTCTTCGATCTTTTTGGAACAGTGGGATCGGGATGGCTGTCGGACCGGTTCGACAATCGCCGGCTGCTGTTCTGGTACTACGGTCTGCGTGGCCTCTCCCTTGTCTATCTCCCCTTCTCGGACTTTTCCCTGTGGGGCCTATCGTTCTTCGCCATGTTCTACGGGCTCGACTGGATTGCGACGGTTCCACCGACTCTTAAACTGACGATCGAGCGCTTTGGCCGCGACAAGGCCAACATCGTTTTCGGTTGGATCTTCGCCGGCCATCAGATAGGCGCGGCAGCGGCCGCGTACGGCGCTGGCGTAACGCGCACGCTGCTTGGCAGCTATCTGCCGGCGTTCTTCGTGTCAGGTATGCTCTGCCTAATCGCGGCACTCCTCATAATCGTTGTGAGCAGAAGCCCGAAACTCGGCGTTCAGCCCGCGTGA
- a CDS encoding LysR family transcriptional regulator, translated as MDRLDAMSVLLAAVESGSLSKASRTLRLPLATVSRKVAELEAHLSATLVIRSAKGLELTPAGRSYVAGAKAILEQLSEVERAAAGEYTEPKGDLVVTAPIMFGRLHVLPVVTRFLEAFPDVAVKLELTDRVTHFLDDQVDVALRIGDLPDSNLIATRLGSVRRVMCACPTYLATQGIPKTLEELAQHNVISFESVSAPTTWSFEAEGVPVNATFRARLCVNTIDAAIDAALAGAGLVRAVSYQVAELVRAQRLAVVLEGFEPSPRPVHLVYDRQNRLPLKLRAFVDFVVPRLRDRIAQATLG; from the coding sequence TTGGACCGTCTCGACGCCATGTCCGTGCTGCTCGCAGCCGTAGAGAGCGGAAGCCTTTCGAAGGCGAGCCGCACATTGCGGCTGCCGCTCGCCACGGTCAGCCGCAAGGTCGCGGAACTGGAAGCGCATCTCAGCGCAACGCTTGTCATCCGCTCCGCCAAGGGGCTTGAATTGACGCCGGCAGGCCGGTCCTACGTCGCGGGTGCCAAAGCCATCCTCGAGCAATTGAGCGAGGTAGAGCGCGCTGCGGCCGGCGAATATACCGAGCCCAAGGGCGACCTCGTGGTGACGGCGCCGATCATGTTCGGCCGGCTGCATGTGCTGCCCGTGGTAACGCGCTTCCTTGAAGCCTTCCCCGACGTCGCCGTGAAACTGGAGCTGACCGATCGGGTGACCCACTTCCTCGACGACCAGGTTGATGTCGCCTTGCGAATCGGCGACCTGCCGGACAGCAACTTGATCGCGACCCGCCTCGGATCGGTGCGAAGGGTCATGTGCGCCTGCCCGACTTACCTTGCGACGCAGGGCATCCCCAAAACGTTGGAGGAGCTGGCGCAGCACAACGTGATCAGCTTCGAAAGCGTGTCTGCGCCGACCACCTGGTCATTCGAGGCCGAAGGTGTCCCGGTGAACGCGACTTTCAGGGCCCGTCTTTGCGTCAACACGATTGACGCGGCGATTGATGCCGCCCTCGCCGGCGCGGGTCTCGTCCGTGCCGTCTCCTACCAGGTCGCCGAACTGGTCCGAGCGCAGCGCCTGGCCGTCGTGCTTGAGGGCTTCGAGCCGTCGCCGCGGCCGGTGCATCTCGTTTATGACCGGCAGAACCGCCTTCCGTTGAAGCTCCGCGCTTTCGTCGATTTTGTCGTTCCCCGCCTGCGCGACCGCATAGCCCAGGCGACGCTCGGCTAA
- a CDS encoding alpha/beta fold hydrolase — protein MTTQTYHRTATVNGRKIFYREAGDLAAPTILLLHGLPTSSQMFRDLIPALADRFHLIAPDYIGFGHSDAPSRDEFTYTFDNLATHIAGLVDVLGLEDYILYMQDYGGPIGLRLFTQRPEKVKGFIIQNANAYMEGVGDAPKSVLLPLWENRTPETEKPARDFVSIEGTKFHWLVGAKDPEAINPDNWVLDQALLDRPGVQDYQVDLLENYKSNIALYPEWQAAFREHTPKTLIVWGKNDPFFIPPGARAYLNDLPDAKLVWLDAGHFVLDENGPQVATEIKTVFA, from the coding sequence ATGACCACCCAAACCTATCACCGCACCGCCACCGTCAACGGCCGCAAGATCTTCTATCGCGAAGCTGGCGACCTGGCCGCGCCGACTATCCTGTTGCTGCACGGCCTGCCCACCAGCAGCCAAATGTTCCGCGATCTGATCCCCGCCCTGGCTGACCGTTTCCACCTGATCGCCCCGGATTATATCGGCTTCGGCCACTCCGATGCGCCCTCGCGCGACGAGTTCACCTACACCTTCGATAATCTGGCCACTCACATCGCCGGCTTGGTCGATGTTCTCGGGCTGGAGGACTACATCCTCTACATGCAGGACTATGGCGGCCCGATCGGGCTCCGCCTGTTCACGCAGCGCCCGGAGAAGGTGAAGGGCTTCATCATCCAGAACGCCAACGCCTACATGGAAGGCGTCGGCGACGCGCCCAAGAGCGTGCTGCTGCCGCTGTGGGAGAACCGCACGCCCGAGACGGAGAAGCCAGCGCGCGACTTCGTGAGCATCGAAGGGACCAAGTTCCATTGGCTGGTCGGCGCCAAGGACCCCGAGGCGATCAATCCGGACAATTGGGTGCTCGATCAGGCGCTGCTCGATCGCCCCGGCGTGCAGGATTATCAGGTCGACCTGCTGGAGAACTACAAGTCCAACATCGCCCTCTATCCGGAGTGGCAGGCCGCTTTCCGCGAGCACACGCCGAAGACGCTCATCGTGTGGGGCAAGAACGACCCGTTCTTCATTCCGCCCGGTGCGCGCGCCTACCTCAACGATCTGCCTGACGCCAAGCTGGTCTGGCTCGATGCCGGTCATTTCGTCCTGGACGAAAACGGCCCGCAGGTCGCGACCGAGATCAAGACGGTTTTCGCCTAA
- a CDS encoding peroxidase-related enzyme, whose translation MARIAIPTIEEAPAKSLPILRNYVQVLGLVPNFFAMISQSPDALKAIADMHATLGKSLGHKTRERIHIMTAEVNGCSYCLTAHTFLGGKLQGLAADDMELNRDGHSTDPQADAALQFAYKIAKSRGHIEAADVEEVRAAGFTDQQIIDIVAETAFSFITNIFNNTFATERDSAFPPLSVRKAA comes from the coding sequence ATGGCCCGCATCGCCATCCCCACGATCGAAGAAGCACCCGCCAAATCCCTGCCCATCCTGCGCAACTATGTGCAGGTCCTCGGCCTGGTCCCCAACTTCTTCGCGATGATTTCGCAGTCACCGGACGCCCTGAAGGCGATCGCCGACATGCACGCGACGCTCGGCAAGAGCCTGGGTCACAAGACCCGCGAGCGCATCCATATCATGACCGCCGAGGTGAACGGCTGCAGCTACTGCCTGACCGCCCACACCTTCCTCGGCGGAAAACTCCAGGGCCTCGCCGCCGACGACATGGAGCTGAACCGCGACGGTCACTCAACCGATCCGCAGGCCGACGCAGCGCTGCAGTTCGCCTACAAGATCGCCAAGTCGCGCGGCCACATCGAAGCCGCCGACGTCGAGGAAGTGCGCGCTGCCGGCTTCACCGATCAGCAGATCATCGATATCGTCGCCGAGACTGCTTTCAGCTTCATCACCAACATCTTCAACAACACCTTCGCGACGGAACGCGATTCAGCTTTCCCGCCGCTCAGCGTGCGAAAGGCCGCCTGA
- a CDS encoding nuclear transport factor 2 family protein: protein MTSPTDIVKSFYGALERGDAPAALGLLSPDMEWSVVAGWPYKPTGRGPQAVAEGVLMPVLKDWRDYALHGSDLFAADGDKVVSMGMMTGTHVVTGKRLEAAYVHVWEVAGGQIVRMRQTVDTARVLEARS from the coding sequence ATGACTTCCCCAACCGACATCGTGAAATCCTTTTACGGCGCCTTGGAACGCGGAGATGCTCCGGCGGCGCTGGGGCTCCTCTCACCCGACATGGAATGGAGCGTGGTCGCCGGCTGGCCATACAAGCCTACCGGCCGCGGCCCTCAAGCAGTGGCCGAAGGCGTCCTCATGCCCGTGCTGAAGGACTGGCGTGATTATGCGCTGCACGGAAGCGACCTGTTCGCTGCTGACGGCGATAAGGTCGTCTCGATGGGCATGATGACCGGCACCCATGTGGTGACGGGCAAACGGCTTGAAGCTGCCTATGTCCATGTGTGGGAGGTCGCCGGCGGCCAAATCGTGCGGATGCGGCAGACCGTCGATACCGCCCGCGTGCTGGAGGCCAGGTCGTGA
- a CDS encoding Trm112 family protein, protein MSETVQPPLDPRLLSILVCPVTKGPLIYDREAGELISRQARLAFPIRDGIPIMLPDEARSLDA, encoded by the coding sequence ATGTCCGAAACCGTCCAGCCGCCTCTGGATCCGCGCCTGCTGTCCATCCTGGTATGCCCGGTCACCAAGGGGCCTCTGATCTATGATCGCGAGGCCGGGGAGCTGATCAGCCGCCAGGCCAGGCTGGCGTTTCCGATCCGCGACGGCATTCCGATCATGCTGCCCGACGAGGCGCGCAGCCTGGACGCCTGA
- a CDS encoding LysR family transcriptional regulator, with protein sequence MDRLEAMSIVLLAVERGSMTAAAKELNIPLPTVSRKISDLEAHLGTKLLQRSTRKLTLTDAGASYVEGVKRIMEQIDEVERTASGEYNRPRGELVLTAPFLFGQKYILPIVTDFLASFPEINVRLLLSDRNLHLYDDHVDMAVRLGALPDSSMIATRVGTMDTLVCASPELLASHGTPKHPKDLEKLPCVIFAGPATTTWTFRDAGAKRDFAVDITARLSVTSAEAALQATLRNTGFSRLYRYHCADALRAGTLVQVLGDFDVDPIPVHLIHAARGQMPLKMRVFLDLAASQLRAALSDLKAG encoded by the coding sequence GTGGATCGCCTCGAAGCGATGTCGATCGTGCTGCTGGCCGTGGAGAGGGGCAGCATGACTGCCGCCGCAAAGGAGCTGAACATCCCGCTACCGACCGTCAGCCGGAAAATCAGCGACCTTGAGGCGCATCTGGGGACGAAGCTCCTCCAACGCTCGACTCGCAAGCTCACGCTGACCGACGCCGGCGCGAGTTACGTCGAGGGCGTCAAGCGGATCATGGAGCAGATCGATGAGGTCGAAAGAACCGCATCGGGTGAATATAATCGCCCGCGCGGCGAGCTGGTGCTGACGGCGCCATTCCTGTTCGGCCAGAAATATATCCTGCCAATCGTCACGGACTTCCTCGCCTCCTTCCCTGAAATCAACGTCCGCCTGCTCCTCTCCGATCGCAACCTCCACCTCTATGACGATCACGTCGACATGGCGGTGCGTCTCGGCGCGTTGCCGGACAGCAGCATGATCGCGACGCGTGTCGGTACGATGGACACGCTGGTCTGCGCCTCGCCGGAGTTGCTGGCCAGCCACGGCACCCCCAAGCATCCAAAGGACTTGGAGAAGCTGCCCTGCGTCATCTTTGCGGGCCCAGCGACGACGACCTGGACCTTTCGCGATGCGGGGGCAAAGCGCGATTTTGCTGTCGACATCACCGCTCGCCTGTCCGTCACGTCGGCCGAGGCCGCATTGCAGGCGACGCTGCGCAACACCGGCTTCAGCCGGCTCTATCGCTATCACTGCGCGGATGCCCTGCGCGCCGGAACGCTGGTGCAGGTGCTCGGCGACTTCGACGTCGATCCTATCCCTGTGCATCTGATCCATGCAGCCCGTGGTCAGATGCCGCTCAAGATGCGCGTCTTCCTTGACCTAGCCGCCAGCCAGCTCCGCGCAGCGCTTTCGGATCTGAAGGCCGGGTAG